The DNA window TTTCAAGCTTTGCAGGCTTCGTCCCTCCGGTCGCGGTATCTCCGCGCATTCCGGGATCCGTCTCGACGATCTTCAGCACGACAGCCGCCGGCACGTCGACCGAGATGACCTCGCCGTCTTCCGAAAACAGTATGTCTACCGTGTCCGACTCTTTGATATAGAGCGAAGAATCGCCGACCTTAAGCGGGGACACCGTCACCTGCTCGTACGTCTCGTTATCCATGAACACGTAGTCATCGCCGTCCTTGTAGAGAAACTGGAACGGCTTCTTTTCCATGCGGACAAGATCGACCTCTTCACCGGAGCGGAAACGGACTTCCTTCAGATTGCCCGAACGAAGCGAGCGCATGCGTGCCTGAACGAACGCACGAAGGTTACCGGGTGTGCGGTGTTCATACTCTTCGATCCGAAAGAGCTCGCCACCGTCCATGCGAAGTACTGCTCCGACGCGAAAATCGTTTGTAGATGCCATAGAATACGAAAATATGAAAATATAGGGTGTATCCGGCGAAAAAACGCCACCCGAGATAATCGAGCCACGTATAACACCATTCCCCCGAGAAACGCTTCCGGCTCGCAACGACAGGTAGCGCCTCAGGTTAAGGCCGTTAATAGTGCAGTCATTCTGAGCGTAGCGAAGAATCCCTCCGGCGGAGCCTCACAAGGTTTCATCGAGGGATTCGTCGCGGAGTTTACTCTGAGGAAAGCGAATATGCTCAAAATGAATGCTGTGTCCGACACCCAGACGGGCCGTAACCGTTCCACCATTCAAACGGTCGGCGAGCCCCTATTTGCGGACCACCACGATCTTGCCGCTTGTCACAGAGCCATCGGTTCGCAGCGCATAGGTGTAGATGCCGGAGGATACTACCCTGCCGTGATCGTCCGTACCATCCCAACGCACAAACCACTTCCCTGCCGTCAGTTCGGGCGTCGGTTCGCTGTAGCGGATGAGCCGGTTGTCGAGATCATGGATATTGAGCTGACACGAAGCCGGCCGTGACATCGTCCCGTCATCATGGACGGTCGCAATCGAAGCCAGGATACTCAGGCGGTCAGTTGCAGGGTCCGAAATGACAAATGGCTGTGGGTAGGCGGTAACGCCAACTTGCGGCAGACTTTCCCACCGCGAACAGATCTTGTCTGCCTGTGTCGAGGAATATCCGCTTGCCGTGAGGTGAAGCTGGTAATCGAGCACTGTCGCATAATACGGTGCGGCCGAGAGCACCAGCACATCGCCATATGGATTACTCGGGGCTCGAAACAGCAATAGGGATGCGGGATTGATATATGCCCCAAGTTTGGTAGAATCGAACGACCCGACCCGTAATTTCTCAAGTGAAGTCTGATCGATCGGCAGACTCGGTTGATGCTCGTAGCGATATTGCAGGCCGACCAGATCGCCGCCGAACTTTCCATACAGCTCGCAGAAGCTCGTTCCATGCTGTTTCAGGACAGTGTCCATCGTTGGAAGATACTCGGCTCGCTTGTTCGCGAACCACGTCCAGAACTCGCGAACGAGTGAATCACCAAGATTTCCTGCGACATATTGCATCCAGATCGATTGTCCGTACCCGCCCTGCACGTCTGCTTGCGGAAATGCCTGATCGAGATCGGCGATGTAGGACGGCAGATACTGCGTATAATCCGGGATCCACGGTGAACTCCGCATCTCCATCCACGTACTTGTCATCTCGCGGAAATTCAGATCGCTTCCGGTCGGGCTGCTGCCGTAATCGGCAAATTGGATGACGTGGTGAAATTCGTGGAAGATCGTTATCCGCGCCGCATCGAGTCCTTTCGTTGGGTATTTATCGTCCGAGAACGAGTGGTCGATCGTAATGTACGAGCGGCTGCGCAGCAAACCGGTCGGCGAATTCCCCAGGCTGCCATCGTCGGTTGTCGCCGTCATTCCGTAGGCGGAGCCGAGCGCCATGAGATAGATATGCCAGGTAGAGTCGGGAAAACCATAGGCCGGTTTCGGGTATCCCAGCGTGTCCACCTCCAACATATACGCAGTGTCGGCAATCGCAGCCACGAAGGCCGCATACTCCGGCGTCGCAACATTCGCCCCGGTGTGGTCGTAAAAGACTTTGAAGCGACCGCTCGCAGAGACAATACTATCCTGAAGTTGCGGCGTTGTCAGAATCATCCTGTCTCCTTTGATCCGATGTGCGCGCGAGACTTCGAGTGCGGCTTCGGTGGCACAGTGGGTATGCGGACGGGAGAGCACCTCGCGAACGAACACTTCGAGCGACGATTGGGCATGCAGGAGCGACGGGAACAATCCCGGAACGCATACGGCAATCAGGAACGCAACCGATCGCCCGAATGCACGAACCGTGTCTATACCCATTCTGTTGGAATAGTTGGTTGACAGGATGAATCGAAACTCACAATTGTTTTCGTAACAAAGAGTAGGTAGATTTCGTCTTATAAGTAAGGGGCATTATTTAAGGCTACGATCATGGCACAAGAAGGTAATTTTTCCAACCGGGTACAAGATGTCATCCGCCTGTCACGTGAAGAAGCGATCCGACTCGGACACGACTACATTGGCACGGAACATCTCTTGCTTGGTATCATCCGCGAAGGCGAAGGTATCGCCGTAAAGATTTTACGGAATCTCGGCGTCGATCTGTACAAAATCAAAAAAGCCGTCGAGGACACCGTTCGTTCGGGCGGTGCGACGCTCACCATCGGCAACATCCCGCTGACCAAACAAGCCGAGAAGGTACTGAAGATTACCTATCTCGAAGCGAAGCTCTATAAGAGCGAGGTCATCGGCACGGAACACCTGTTATTATCTCTGTTGCGCGATGAGGATAATATCGCCGCACAGATCCTGAACCAATTCAATTGTACGTACGATAGCGTCCGCGCCGAGCTTGACAATATCATCTCCGGCCGTGCGACCAGCGCACCCAAGCAACCCGCGCAAGAGAAGAAGCCCGAGCGCACGAAGACGCCGGTGCTCGACAACTTCGGCCGCGACCTGACCAAGCTTGCGTCCGAAGAAAAACTCGACCCGATTATCGGCCGAGAGAAAGAAATCGAGCGCGTTGCACAGATTCTCTCGCGCCGCAAGAAGAACAATCCGGTGCTTATCGGCGAGCCGGGCGTCGGCAAGACGGCCATTGCCGAAGGATTGGCATTGCGGATCGTTCAAAAGAAAGTACCGCGCGTGCTCTTCGATAAGCGCGTCGTGACGCTCGACCTCGCAGCGCTTGTTGCGGGTACGAAATACCGCGGTCAGTTCGAAGAGCGCATGAAGGCTGTCATGAACGAGCTGGAAAAAGCGAAGGACGTGATCCTCTTCATCGACGAATTACATACGATCGTCGGTGCCGGCGGCGCCTCGGGTTCGCTCGATGCATCGAACATGTTCAAGCCTGCCCTTGCTCGTGGTGATATCCAGTGCATCGGCGCCACGACGCTCGACGAGTATCGCCAGTTCATCGAAAAAGACGGCGCACTCGATCGGCGCTTCCAAAAGATTATCGTCGATCCGCCGACGGTTGACGAGACAATCCAGATCTTACAGAATATCGCCCCGAAATACGAGCAGCACCATCAGGTGCACTACTCTGCCAAGGCGATCGAGTCGGCAGTCCGTTTGAGCGATCGCTACATCACCGATCGTTTCCTTCCGGACAAAGCAATCGACGTCATGGACGAAGCGGGTTCGCGCGTCCATCTGGCGAACGTCCATGCGCCGAAGGACGTCGAAGAGTTGGAGAAGAAGATCGAAGAAGTGAAGGTACAGAAGAATCTCGTCGTCAAGACGCAGAACTTCGAAGAAGCTGCCAAGCTTCGCGATCTCGAGAAAAAGCATCAGCAGGACCTCGAAGCTGCGATCACCAAGTGGGAAGCAGAGCTTGGTTCGCAAGTGTATGAGGTCAACGAAGACGACATCGCCGATGTCATCGCCATGATGACGGGCATCCCCGTCAACAAGGTCGCCGAAAGCGAGAGCATCAAGCTCCTGAAAATGCAGGATGCGTTGCGCGGTTCGGTGATCGGGCAGGACGAAGCGATCGAAAAGCTCACGAAAGCGATTCGTCGTACTCGTGCTGGCCTGAAAGATCCGGCTCGGCCGATCGGAAGTTTTATCTTCCTCGGACCCACCGGCGTCGGAAAGACCGAACTCGCAAAGGCGTTGGCCCGCTACCTCTTCGATAGCGAAGATGCGCTGATCCGCGTTGACATGAGCGAGTACATGGAGAAGTTCTCCGTCTCACGGCTTGTCGGTGCGCCTCCGGGATATGTCGGCTACGAAGAAGGCGGTCAATTGACCGAGAAGGTTCGCCGTAAACCGTACAGTGTTGTGCTGCTCGACGAGATCGAGAAGGCGCATCCGGACGTCTTCAATATCCTCTTGCAGGTACTCGACGACGGACAACTCACCGATTCGCTCGGTCGCAAGGTCGACTTCAAGAACACGATCATTATCATGACGTCGAATGTCGGCTCGCGCGATATCAAGAAGCAGCCCAAGATCGGCTTCGGCGAGTCGTCGAGCACCGACGAACACGGCCGCATGAAAGAGCAGATCGACGAGTCGCTCAAGCGTTTGTTCAATCCGGAATTCCTGAACCGCGTTGACGAAACGATCGTGTTCCGTACGCTTACGAAGGAAGATATCGTGCAGATCATCCAGATCTCGCTCAATAAGCTTCTCAAGCGCGTGCAGCAAATGGGCGTAAGCGTCGAGCTGACGCAGACCGCGCTCGAATATGTTGCCGAGAAGGGCTTCGATAAACAGTACGGCGCTCGTCCGCTTCGCCGGGCCATGCAGAAGTACATCGAAGACCCGATCGCGGAAGAGATCCTCAAAGGTGCCGTGAAAGAAGGGACGATCGTCAAGGTCGATGTTGCGACCAACGGCGCAGAGCTGCTCTTCCACATCGAACACGCAGGCGAAGCCTCGAAGACGGTTTCATCGCATCCGACGACTATCGAGGATGTGATGAAGGAAGCAGGCATCAATCCGGCCGACACGCACGAAACCGAGGGTGAAGACACCGTCGGCGAAGAGCAGAAGTAGTAGTTCTTACAAGCAATGAAAAAGCCGCGGACCTAAGTCCGCGGCTTTTCTTTTTGTACTCGCCTTGAGCGAAGATTACTTCTTGAGATAGACTTTCTTGCCGTTCTTGTTCATGTAATACTTCCCGCCCTTCGGGCCGATGTGCACGGCCTCGCCGTTCGGGCCTTTTGAGGAAGCATCCACTTTGTCCTTGGACTCGGACTTCTTCATCTCCTTCGACTTCTCATCTTTCTTCTTCTCGATCTTCTTCTTGTCGCCCTTCAGCTTATCCTTTTTCTTCTCGGTTATCTTCTTCTCAACTTTCTTGTCGTCGTGGTCCTTCTTGGCCTTTGCCTTTTGCTCCGTTTTGCCGGCAGCAGGCTTCTTGTCCTTCGTTGCGTCATCGGCGAAGGAACGCGTTGCCGGTGCGATCGCGGCGCCCAGCATGAACAGGGCGAGCAACAGTCTGAGTGCAGTTCTCATAGTGGTGGATCTGGTTTTGTGAATGTTAGGATAGTTATGCAAACAACATACGCTTAGACGGCCATCACTTCCTTCTCTTTCGTGGCAACAATGGCATCGATATCCTTGACTTTTCCGTCTGTCTTTTTCTGGACGTCGTCTTCCGCGCGCTTGCGGTCGTCCTCTGAAAAATGCTCCGCCTTTTCAGCTTTCTTGAGGTGCTCCATGGCATCGCGGCGGACGTTCCGGATCGACACCTTCGATTCCTCGCCGAGCTTCTTGACGAGCTTCACGATCTCTTTGCGGCGTTCTTCGGTCAGCGGCGGCATCGGGACTCGGATCATCGTTCCGTCATTCGATGGCGTCAGGCCGAGGTTCGCAGCCATGATCGCTTTCTCGATCGCGCCCATCAAGCCCTTATCCCATGCCTGGATTGCAATGGTGTGCGCATCCGGCGTCGTGACGTTGGCGACCTGATTCAGGGCCATTGGCGAGCCGTAGGCATCGACACGGACGGTGTCGAGAAGCGCCGTCGAAGCACGCCCGGTGCGGATTTTAGACAACTCGTGCACAAAACTTTCGACCGCCTTCGTCATGCGGACTTCACAATCGTGTAAGATCTCTTTTGTCGTATTCATACCGTAATAACTTGGTCGTTGGAACGCGGAATTCGCGTCGGCCTACATAACAACTTTTGAGCCAACTCCGTCCTCTGTAAGTACACGAAGCAAATTCCCACGATCGTTCATATTAAAGACGACAATGGGCAGCCCGTTTTCCTGGCAGAGCGTGATCGCCGTCATATCCATCACGCGCAGCCCCTTCTGCAACATCTCGGCGTAGGTGATCTGTGGGATCAAATTTGCGTTCGGGTTCTTCTCCGGGTCGGAATCGTAGATGCCGTTGACACGTGTTCCCTTGAGCACGACATCCGCATCGATCTCGGACGCGCGTAGCGCGGCTGCGGTATCGGTCGTGAAGTACGGGTTGCCGGTGCCGGAGCCGAAGATGACGATGCGACCTTTCTCGAGGTGCCGAATGGCCCGGCGTCGGATGAACGGCTCGGCGATCTGTGTCATCGTGATTGCCGAGATGAGTCGGGTGTAAATCCCTTTTGCCTCAAGGGCGTTCTGTAATGCGAGGCAGTTGATCATCGTGGCGAGCATCCCCATGTAGTCGCCTTGTACTTTCTGCACCCCATCGACGCTGCCCTCGACGCCTCGGTAGATATTCCCGCCACCGACGACAACGGCGATCTGCACGCCGAGCGCATGGGTTGCGATAATCTCCTCCGAGAACTGGTTGATCACCGCTGGGTCGATGCCGAACTCGCGTTCGCCCATCAACGATTCACCGGAGAGCTTGAGCAGGATGCGCTTGTATTTTGGCGTTTGCGACATAACAATTGGAT is part of the Bacteroidota bacterium genome and encodes:
- the efp gene encoding elongation factor P, giving the protein MASTNDFRVGAVLRMDGGELFRIEEYEHRTPGNLRAFVQARMRSLRSGNLKEVRFRSGEEVDLVRMEKKPFQFLYKDGDDYVFMDNETYEQVTVSPLKVGDSSLYIKESDTVDILFSEDGEVISVDVPAAVVLKIVETDPGMRGDTATGGTKPAKLETGAVVNVPLFLNEGEMVKVDTRTGAYLERVKVK
- a CDS encoding ATP-dependent Clp protease ATP-binding subunit; its protein translation is MAQEGNFSNRVQDVIRLSREEAIRLGHDYIGTEHLLLGIIREGEGIAVKILRNLGVDLYKIKKAVEDTVRSGGATLTIGNIPLTKQAEKVLKITYLEAKLYKSEVIGTEHLLLSLLRDEDNIAAQILNQFNCTYDSVRAELDNIISGRATSAPKQPAQEKKPERTKTPVLDNFGRDLTKLASEEKLDPIIGREKEIERVAQILSRRKKNNPVLIGEPGVGKTAIAEGLALRIVQKKVPRVLFDKRVVTLDLAALVAGTKYRGQFEERMKAVMNELEKAKDVILFIDELHTIVGAGGASGSLDASNMFKPALARGDIQCIGATTLDEYRQFIEKDGALDRRFQKIIVDPPTVDETIQILQNIAPKYEQHHQVHYSAKAIESAVRLSDRYITDRFLPDKAIDVMDEAGSRVHLANVHAPKDVEELEKKIEEVKVQKNLVVKTQNFEEAAKLRDLEKKHQQDLEAAITKWEAELGSQVYEVNEDDIADVIAMMTGIPVNKVAESESIKLLKMQDALRGSVIGQDEAIEKLTKAIRRTRAGLKDPARPIGSFIFLGPTGVGKTELAKALARYLFDSEDALIRVDMSEYMEKFSVSRLVGAPPGYVGYEEGGQLTEKVRRKPYSVVLLDEIEKAHPDVFNILLQVLDDGQLTDSLGRKVDFKNTIIIMTSNVGSRDIKKQPKIGFGESSSTDEHGRMKEQIDESLKRLFNPEFLNRVDETIVFRTLTKEDIVQIIQISLNKLLKRVQQMGVSVELTQTALEYVAEKGFDKQYGARPLRRAMQKYIEDPIAEEILKGAVKEGTIVKVDVATNGAELLFHIEHAGEASKTVSSHPTTIEDVMKEAGINPADTHETEGEDTVGEEQK
- the frr gene encoding ribosome recycling factor; this encodes MNTTKEILHDCEVRMTKAVESFVHELSKIRTGRASTALLDTVRVDAYGSPMALNQVANVTTPDAHTIAIQAWDKGLMGAIEKAIMAANLGLTPSNDGTMIRVPMPPLTEERRKEIVKLVKKLGEESKVSIRNVRRDAMEHLKKAEKAEHFSEDDRKRAEDDVQKKTDGKVKDIDAIVATKEKEVMAV
- a CDS encoding UMP kinase, giving the protein MSQTPKYKRILLKLSGESLMGEREFGIDPAVINQFSEEIIATHALGVQIAVVVGGGNIYRGVEGSVDGVQKVQGDYMGMLATMINCLALQNALEAKGIYTRLISAITMTQIAEPFIRRRAIRHLEKGRIVIFGSGTGNPYFTTDTAAALRASEIDADVVLKGTRVNGIYDSDPEKNPNANLIPQITYAEMLQKGLRVMDMTAITLCQENGLPIVVFNMNDRGNLLRVLTEDGVGSKVVM